Genomic window (Rhododendron vialii isolate Sample 1 chromosome 4a, ASM3025357v1):
TCCCTCAACGCCCTCTTCTCCATTGAGCAAGGAAAAGAGAGACTCCATCTCCTTGGATTCAAGAAAGGCGGCCTCTTCAGAGGTAAGAGCTACCTCCAAAGGGTCCGTATACAAGAATTCATCTACATGATCTTGAATCAAGGTATCCACAAGATGGACACTTTGGCAATCGTCATCGTCACCCATTTGAACTCCAACGTTGAACATAttaacctccatcttcatgttaccaaaAGACATGTTCAATAGTCCATTCCGACAGTTGATTACGGCATCCGAGGTTGCTAAAAACGGCCGCCTAAGGATAACGGGAGTAGACAATGGTGATGAAGACGACGGACAAGTATCCAAGACAACAAAGTCTACGGGATatacaaattgatcaacttggaccAATACATCTTCCACCATGCCACGAGGGATTCGGACACTCCTATCCGCCAATTGAAGAGTAACTAGcgtaggcttcatctcccccaaaccGAGCTCTTGGTACACCGAGTACGGTAGCAAATTCACACTTGCCCCCAAATCCAAGGGAGCTTGCTCTACTCTCTTACCCCCAATAGTAATTGCAATTGTAGGACATCCGGGGTCTTTGTATTTAGGTGCAAGATTCGTTTGGAAAATTTGGCTAACTTGCTCGGTAAGAAGCACTTTCTTGTGcacattaagcttgcgctttTGGGTGCATAAGTCCTTCAAAAACTTGGCATATGAAGGAATTTGCTTAATGGCATCCATTAAAGGGATGTTCACATTGACCTTTTTGAACACGTCAAGTATATCGGCATCCTTGGATGGAGGAAATGGCTTTTTCAATTGGGAAGGATAGGGTGCCGGAATGGGGGAGACTTGTGGCTGAGTGATCTCAGCTTCAGCTTCCTTTGAACCTTGCACGGGAGATTCCCCATCTTCCTCCAAAGCTTGCTCGATATATTCCTCCGTTGCGGTAGAACTTGTCGATGTAGATGATGGCACTAGAATAGGAGGAATCGGCAGGTTGATCACAAGATTGTCGACTGACTTGCCACTCCTTAGAGTAATTATTGCTTGAGCTTGCTCGGGCGGGGGTACCGAAGAGCTACCAATAAGGAGTTGGCCTTGTGGGTTGGCTTGTGGCTGAGTAGGAAACTTGCCCCTTTCTTGCTGGAGAAGCCCGATAGATGTGGTTATCTTCCCCATTTGGTTCTTCAGCTCTCCCATCATTTGGGTGTTATTCTCGTTGTAATTCGATTGAGCTTGCatgaaggattggagaggaTCTTCCAAAGATCGCCTTGGCGGGGGTTGAAACTGATTAGATCCTTGGAAAGGTCCAGACAGTACAAAACCAGGTGTTCCTTATGGAAAACGAGGCTGCCCTTGGCCTTGAACAGGCCGCCAGGGTTGCATTTGAGATCCGGGAGGTGCTTGAGAAGGTCCTCCTTCAATCTAATTGTTCCAACAGAATCCCGGATGTTGCCTTTGACCTTGGTTGAAGTTTTGGGGAAACGGTTCAAAACGTTGGTTGACTGCGCTAACTTCTTTAATCGAAAGATTTAGGTTGCTGTAGTGCTACTTGAGAGTGGGAATGGATAAAAATTTATCGATTGAATGAACCATCGTTTCGCAAATAGCACAAAGTTCCTCTATTGCGCTCACCGCTTTGACTTCCTTCACTCCTTTTAATTCTAACTTCTCCAACTTTTGCGCCAATTGTTCCATCCGTGTTTCATTTGCTTGGTGCTCATTGATAGAAAATTTCCTGGAACCTTCAGGGCCTTGACTAGCCATAGCTCTGTCCCCGACATCCTCGAAACTCCAAGTTAAAGAC
Coding sequences:
- the LOC131323665 gene encoding uncharacterized protein LOC131323665, whose amino-acid sequence is MADEEATPGRTLQDYLNLERVTQLSPIVFPRPTTVANTFVFKSDYHRCIPFFHGMEREDPYQHIREFEETLQSFVTVDAHLNQARLRLFPFTLKDKAKTWFHSLKPQSLTTWEEVQDIFHKKFFPASRTKLLMDQIQTFKQRDREAFHQYWEHYKDLLAAVPHHNFALYQLIHYFHMGCSQQSKQLLDTMCFGGFMNKSPDEGWDYLDELAKKSLTWSFEDVGDRAMASQGPEGSRKFSINEHQANETRMEQLAQKLEKLELKGVKEVKAVSAIEELCAICETMFQPPPRRSLEDPLQSFMQAQSNYNENNTQMMGELKNQMGKITTSIGLLQQERGKFPTQPQANPQGQLLIGSSSVPPPEQAQAIITLRSGKSVDNLVINLPIPPILVPSSTSTSSTATEEYIEQALEEDGESPVQGSKEAEAEITQPQVSPIPAPYPSQLKKPFPPSKDADILDVFKKVNVNIPLMDAIKQIPSYAKFLKDLCTQKRKLNVHKKVLLTEQVSQIFQTNLAPKYKDPGCPTIAITIGGKRVEQAPLDLGASVNLLPYSVYQELGLGEMKPTLVTLQLADRSVRIPRGMVEDVLVQVDQFVYPVDFVVLDTCPSSSSPLSTPVILRRPFLATSDAVINCRNGLLNMSFGNMKMEVNMFNVGVQMGDDDDCQSVHLVDTLIQDHVDEFLYTDPLEVALTSEEAAFLESKEMESLFSLLNGEEGVEGICGVAPWLPKFEELPHLERKTLLSSVEPHTIELKALPDTLKFAFLGESNTFPVVISSSLEELQEEKLLVVLRRHTKAIGWTIADIHDISHSLCSHHIYLEEDVKP